The genomic DNA AAGTGATAGAACTGTTTGGGTTCCATTTTTCAAGACTCCAGaattatgggaattccctggcggtctagtggttaggactcagtgctttcactgtggttgtccaggttcaatccctggtcagggaactaagatcctacaatcTATGCCATGTGGGTCCccacccccctcaaaaaaaagtccaaaatcagaACTGGATAAAATGTATTATGAAATTGGAACTATTTCATCGACTCTTGGCCTGAGGCTGTGTTGCTTGTTCCTCTGTTTGGGACCTGAACTGGGCCCTTCTCGTGGGACACCAGGGGCGCCGTGCATGACTCTCAAGCCTCAGTACCTGGCTGActccacctggcctgcctcccgGCCAGCCACCAGCAGAAGTGCGGGGGTGCTTCCCATGTGGATAATTAAACCCCTGGCTCCATTCCTTCTATAGGTCAAGCCAAACAACcccagttttatttaaaattgtacaaAATGATGTGGATTTTTTGGTTTGTATTCAAGGAGAACAAAGATATaacattagtttaaaaataaaagatgtaaagTTAGTTTAAATATCTGATGGCTGGTAAATCTAGGAAAGGGAATGGTTTGAATATCGCGTTAATGATCCCCATGAGGCAGTCGCGTCGTCTCTGCTGGCGTGCTCAGACCCTGCCGTCTTGTCTTTCCCCGCAGCTGTGGTCGGCCTGCTGTACCCCTGCATCGACAGTCACCTTGGAGAGCCACACAAGTTCAAGCGCGAGTGGGCCAGCGTGATGCGCTGCGTGGCCGTCTTCGTTGGCATCAACCACGCTAGTGCTGTATCCTAAGACGTTACTGTTAATGGGTGTCTGTCACGTCCTGGGTCAGTTGAGCTGATCTCTTACAAGCATGATTTCAAACCACGTTGCTCACTTTCCTCTCAGCAGAGCTTTCAAAGTGATCCTGAAAAGtcctttcagttcatttcaggaGACAGTTAAAATGACCCTGGGAACAGAGTGGATATCTTTAGTCTGTCCCTTTCTTGGTCACTACCTGTTGGATCCTCCGAGTTGGTTTGGTAAATTCCCCGTCCATTTCTGCCTCCCATCCTTCCACGGTGCAGACCTGGTTCCTGTGGTGCAGTGAGACGTTGCGGGAGCGTCACTCTTCTTGGCTGACCCTTCCAGAAGGCAGAGCAGAAGCCCATCTGCTTCTCCGCCCTCCCCGGTCATGACCAGGGAAGGCCCAGCGCTGATCAGAGGAGGTGGCCTCAGGAATAGGGTTCCCAGTGGAGGTCACATTCAAGGTCAGGTTCTGGCGTCCACCAGTGGGCTGCCTGGCAAAACACGGTGCAGTTTTCAGGAAGACGGGCCATGGTTTACCAGGCGTCAAGACATTTATAGTTTCTTTCTGACAGcgagattatatttttaaattctggagAAAGCTGTTTTTAGAGTTTCTGCTGCTTAAATCTGCTTTACCCTGATTTTAATGATAAGAATGTCAAGAAAAGGTATTACAAGAGAGCCTGGCTCTGACACATTTGTTTTGTCCCCTGTTGGTAAAGTAGTGTTGTGAAGGAGGCCAGCTGTGTCCCCATCAGCTGTGACCGTGTCGTGTTGAATGCCATTCCAATGAGGTGTCTCCTTGCAGACACAGAGTAAAGACTGTGCTTGCTCAGTTCAAACTGCTAATAAGAACAGGAAATAAAAGTGGGACTGTGGATGACTTACTAGAATATAGTTGTTTCGTGGTTGAAATGAATCCAAGCAGGGTTTTATGCATAGTTTTTAATACATTGACTGGTAAAGTCAAGTTTTTGACGCAGGGATCCCAGAGATGCCCCAGGTCATCCTGATCAAGTAGCCTTGTATCCAGCACATGCTCTCTGCAGCTCACTGGGCAGCATCTGAGGCTGGAGAATTAGGTGGTGCACACGTGTAGGCTCCGGGGCTCGCTTGTGTGTCTTTGACCGTGTTAGAAATTGTTGCACTTTTCCTTAACTTTGCGTCACCAGAAACTGGATTTTGCCAATAACGTTCAGCTCTCCTTGACATTAGCAGCGCTGTCTCTGGGCCTCTGGTGGACATTTGACCGTTCAAGAAGTGGCCTGGGGCTGGGCATCACCATCGCCTTCCTCGCCACCCTGATCACGCAGCTGCTGGTGTACAACGGAGTCTATCAGTAAGCACGTGCCCCCAAGTGTCACCTCTGCCCGGGAGCTGTCAGTCCAGTTTTGCTCAGAATACCCACGAAGCTTGAGATGCCGTGTTGTTTGTAATTACATGGCATGAGCTTAGACGTGAAATCTTTAAAAGCACTTCTTATTGTTGATTCAGATAAAAATGCACCATCTGTAATTTAAGGACAGCCAAGCCACGGTGGAGAGCTTTGCATTGTCCTTCAGCCTCTTAAGCTGTGTCCAGGTCCTTGTGACCCACGCtgggctgcagcacaccgggcttccttgtcctccaccatctcctggagctcgctcaaactcatgtgcgtcgagttggtgatggcatccagccatctcatcctctgcagcccccttttcctcccgccctcagtctttcccagcatcagggtcttttccaaagcgTTGGCTTCCCGCGCCAGGGGGCCACGGTGGGCGGCGAGCGTGGGTGTCacgtgctcacgtggctggtgtGCTGTGTGCCTGCCCGCCGCGCAGGGCTCATGCCTCCCTCTCCCTGCAGGTACACGTCCCCAGACTTCCTCTACATCCGCTCCTGGCTGCCCTGCATCTTCTTCTCGGGAGGCGTGACGGTGGGGAACATAGGACGACAGCTGGCCATGGTGCGTAGTCCCACGGGCGCCTGATGCTGGCTTGCAGCTGGGCCAGCTGGGTTTGCCTGGGACGCTATCACTTGTGTCAGTACGTGTGTAGGCAGGAGCAGCAGTTACTCAGATGAGCATACACTTTAAAAAGGCGCATCCCCAGGCCATTCTTGGCTAACTTGTAAAGGTTCAGGGATTTGTAAGCTCACAGTGAGAGCTGCTGAGGAACCAGAGCTCCCCTCACATGACGGATGCTGTCAGCGGCTTTTCTGAACTGCTTCTCCTGTAATAACTGGCAGAGACGAGTTACAGAAATGGCTAACTGAATGATTTATGATGAGTTTCCTCCCCGGCTTCACGACTCGGGTACAGACAATGCCGTGCTAGGGGAAGGGAGACACGCCAGGCCCATGAGAGTgcgggcggggctggggggccgCTGAGTGTCCCTGGGTGGGTGGACTCCGGCCTGGACCTTGTCTAAGGACTAAAGGGAGAGACACTGAGTCCCAGACGGAGCCGTTTCCCAAGACCCAGAAAGGCAGACACAGTCAGGATACCTTGGCAATTCTGTTTGGGAGTGAAAGATCGCGACACTTGAGCACTTTGATGAAGGAGCGTGCAACATGGACATTTAACTGTTTTGAATGGACTTCAACTCGAAggcttaaataaaatgaattttaaaaagaaaaggaaactagaGTCTTATAAGGGCCATTTCTCTCAGAGACACACTCTGGGACTTCCTTAGAAACTTGTCTTGGTCCctcatgcttttattttaaaaagaggacatTTATTTGTGCCCCCTGAGCCTGGCTTGGGAGCCGCCTCCTTGGCTGTTTGACAAGAATGGAAGTAGTTTAGAAAGGGAAATTTGTGATGTGTCCCACTGGCTCCTGCGTCCACGCCATCATTCCCCCACCCCGACCCTTGTGATGGTCTGGACCCGCCGCCAAAACCAGAACGGACCACGGTTTGTCTCAGGACCCCTTGTGAGCATGCGCGCGGCCCTGCCCTGTGACCACAGCCTCGCGACACCCCTGTGCTGATCCCGCAGCCCTGGGGATTCCGGGGAGAATGAGGCAGCTGCATGCTCGCCGTCCGCCTTGATGTTCATTTCGGTAGTATTTAGTTAGGATTCTTAATAAGGCTTTTGAGATGAGGTTGTCTTCAGCTCCTGTGACTCTTCATGGAGTTAAAGTTGACAAAATTCAGCCAACTGGTTATTACTTCAGGAGGAGGGGTGGTTGCTGTCATAGGTTTATGATGAAGGTCTTCTGAACAAATTTTGTAAAGAAGCGTCCTTCCGATAGAGGTAGACGCTGCATACCAGGCACAGGCTCGTAGCGCCAGGAGTGGTTGGAGGAGACGCACAGGAGCCACACGGCCATGCCTTTGGCAGCAGCACTAACTGAAGGTGCTTTTAGCAGCTGTCTTTCCATCTTGTCTtactgctgctgttcagtcgctcagttgtgtctgactctttgcgacccatgaactgcagcacaccaggcttccctgtccttcaccatctcccagagctcgctcagactcatatctattgagtcagtgatgccatccaaccatctcatcctctgtcacccccttctcctgctaccttcagtcttccccagcatcagggtcttctccaatgagttggctttttgcatcaggagcttcagcttcagcatcagtccttccaattaatatccAGGGTCcatccctttaggatggactggttttttgtagacactttcattttttttgaaaagatgagTGAAAGTTTTTAACAGAACTTAAGATAACTGGCATAATTGTAATTCCCCTTTATtaaagatgtttcttttttttactctTCAAAATTGGGGACAGTCTTATCTTTGGATGTTACTGTTGTGTCTTGAAACTGGAAGAGGCTGGTGAGCATTGCAGTCATCAAAGGGAAAGAGCCCCCACCCCGGTCTCTGAGTCCAGCCCTCCTGCTGTCTTTCCACCCGTGcacatttatttatgtgtgtatttggCCACGCCTCGTGGCTTGTGGTATGTTAGTCCCCAACCAGGGCCTGGACCCCAGCCCCAGCAGGGTGAGCTGCTGATGGGGAGACCGGTAGACTCCTCAAACGTGTGAAGCCAGAGGGGCAGTCACAGCTGGTTTTACAGATGCCCCCTCTGCTGCATCTTGAGGAAGGGCAAGAGCAAAGCACCTTTGCCCGAGTCCCCAGACCCCAGCAGAGGACACGGTCTGCATGATCACAGGCAGGGTGGTCACAGCTTGGGTCGCAGCTGTGTTTCTGGCACAGTCAGGGAGAGGATGAGGGAGGGTTACTTCTGTTACAGCTACTCAGGGCCCAGGAGTGAGGCACGGGGTTCAGATGGTCTGAAGGGGTCAGCCAGTTGGACTGGCAGAGGCGTGCAGTAGTGAGGAGCCGTATTggtgggggcgggcagggggGCGCTCTGCAGGAAAGAAGTGGCCACTTCTGACAAGTAGGTGGTTGGggttgttcttttctcttttgtaattttaaagtttACCATTGTTCTGTAGTTGACCCTTGAAGAACAGGTGGATTAGGGGCACCAACCCTCGTAGAAATTGAAAACCTGAGTGTATTGGATGAATCCTGTATTGACGGATACAACCAACCAGGGACCATGTTGAAAAGATGCGTCTAAGTGAAGCCTTGTTCTCAAAGCCTTGTTCAGGGGCCAGCTGTACTTGTAACTGCAGCACTGGCATGTGTACAGGAGCCCGTGGCTGTGGTCTCTGCAGCGGGCAGACCTGTATCAGGAGGGGGGCAGGCCCGTCAGCTGTGTCCTGCGGAGGTCGTCCACGGGGCGGCCACTGCAGGACCGTGGCCCTCTGCCCTTGCGCAGCGCTGTCTGTGCACTGGGAGCAGAGCCTTGGCCCTGGGTTGTGGGTGACAGGAAGGCAGAGAATcggtcccccaccccctgcaaagCCCCCAGACCTTCATCCCCACCCCGGCCTCCCCTCCTTCAGTCTGTCCTGCCTGGTCCCTGCCTTTCTGTTTGTCTCTTCCATCCTTCAGGGCATCGTAAATGAAATAAAGTGACATGAacgttgctcagttatgtccaactctttgtgaacccatggaccatacagtccatgaaattctccaggccagaatactggagtaggctacctttcccttctccaggggatcttcccaagccagggatcaaacccaggtcttccgcattgcagatggattctttaccagctgagccacaagggaagcccagcaataccggaatgggtagcctgtcccttctccgagggatcttcccgacccaggaatcgaaccagggtctcctgcattgcaggctgattctttaccatctgagctatgagggaaacccctCTTAAATGACTCTTTCCTAAAAGCAGTAGGGAATCTTAAAAAGCCCCGCTTTGTCTGGCAGGAATTACACAGCCTTCACGGCATATCAGTTGACCTCTGAACCTGACACCGACCCCTCCTCTTCACAATCCCTCCATGCACTTCAGCCTTTCCTGCCGTCTCCGTGGGATGGCGGCCACCTTCCCACAAGGTGCTGTTGTTGCAGGAGCAAAAAGTATGTGAAGccaaaattgtatttttcatgAGACTAGAATTGGAAGTGTAGGAAGTTATATTTGGTTCAGATTGCATCAGGGCTGAAGAacgaaaaatatatttataataaggtTTGTCTTAGAAACCTGTAACCACCCATGACTTGACCGTCCCTGCCGGAAGGACCTTCTGCTCTTCCCCACCACCCAGCAGCCAACAGCTGTGATGGGCTGGAGCAGGGGCGtggcctctgccctctgcccctgcCTGACCACCCACCACCCAGTCCTGGTCCCCCGGAGAAGTACCCAGGGCCGGGCACGGAGGCTCGTGCCCCCCAGCGCGCTGGGGTGTGCGCCCTGATGGCTTGGGTTTGTGTCTCTGTGGAGTCTCAGAGCTCAGCCTGGACAGCGCGGCACCTTGCTAGACTCTCTTGAgcaagttaaacattttttttaaagaaagagttcGAATACTTTAgccaggtttttaatttttttcttctaagaaagggaaaaagctaGTAGCTGCTATGTGAAGGTGAGCTTACTCATCACTTAGAATTGGAAAGGACTCGGGGCCTTAAAAATGGGGTCGCTTGGCACCTGGCTGACGGGCCTGTTTGCACGTCCATGGCCACTGTCCTCGCTTTCAGAGCAGCCACCCTGCAGCCCTCGGACAGAGGACACTTCTGAGACGTATTCTCACAGCAGCGTTTCAGGATGAATTTTTGGTTTGAAACGTCTCCAAGTGAGACTTTGTAGTGGAACATGATCTGAGCGCAGAAGAGAAAGGGCTGCAGCCATGGACCCAAGGTGGGCGCCTATCAGTCCGCTCGGGGCCAGAGTGTCCCGTGTGACGCGCCTGCAGCCCGCCCCCTCCCATCTGCTCAGTTCTGCCCATAAACGTGCTTCCTGGCCCGGGCAGGCGTGCCCCAGAGCCACAGGCTGGCTCTGCTTGAGTGTTCAATGGTTCACGTAGCTTTTTCTGTATGGTATTTGTCGTCCGCCTGTAGGTTTAAACGGGAGTCTGTAGCATCATTTTATCGAGTTCGTGTCTGTTGTCTGCAGATGAAAGTCTCTTCTCAGAAAAAGTAAGGCTTCGCACTGCCGCATGAGGAGTGTGGCCCTGTTCCCAGAGCCCAGGCCCCGGACGCCGCGTCTCCAGCATGCCTCTCCCACTGCGGTGCGGCGGCTCCTGGCCGTCATGGCCGTGGTGTCGTCGGGCTGACGTCCACTGGCACTTGGTTGAGTCCTGCAGTGGCAGTATGGGGGCAGGACTGTCAGCCCGCTTTGGAGATGGGGGTTGGAGCCCAGGAGGCTGAGCGCCTGGCGTCTGGTGCAGAGCGGGCTGGCCCTTGTGGCTCGCTCAGCCTCTCAGCAGGGGTCAGGGTGGACACGCAGGGACCCCGGCTCTGGCAGGAGGCAGGGGGCTCTCCTCACACAGCCCCGTGACCTCAGGAAGGTCAGCCTCTGGTCTCGGACCTGCTGCTCCAGTGGGGTGTCCATCCTCGGTTGAGGGCCACCAGGCCAGGCCCAGACACCGGCCACAAGTGTGGGGTGCCCTCTCTGGGTGTCTGTGCTGTTCGGCGACGAGACGTGCATAGACACAGCTTCTGGGCAGCAGTACCACCTCCTGTCCTGCCTGCTACACCCCCGCCCTGCCTGAGCGGGACAGACCAGGTCTGCTGAGATGTGGGCTCCCAGCTCAGGGCCCCGAGGGCATCACTGTGGGGCCGGGGGAGCCTGTCTGCTGCTCCGTGATTCTGGTCTCCACCCTCGCCTCTGGCGCAAAGGGATTCTTCATCTCTCACTTTGTAGGGTCCGCTTAAATTGCTAAGTAAAACACGCACACATACAGCGCTaacatccttttttttctctctttctccacatAGGGTGTCCCCGAAAAGCCACACAGTGATTGAATCCTCAGGCGCACGGATCCTGAAGAGTGGCAAGGTTTGGGGAGAAAGTCCGCGATACTGGGTAGTGACGAGACTATCTCTTTTCCTCAGTAACCTCTTCAGATGGGGCTGACTGTACCAGTGACTCCTGGAAAACACTTCACCTGTTTCAGAGCAGCCGAGCGGGTGGATGGCCGCTGGTGGTGGGACGGTGCCCCCGCCCGCGTCCACTGGGGGCACCACGAGCAGGCCGGCTGGGCACCGGGCCCCGAGGACTCAGTTTCTCGTGTTATTAAATGCCAAGTTGCCATGTTTGCTAGCCTCGAACTAAAGCCTGACTGCCAGCTCTGGTTCCGTGTCAGCGCCCCGGGGACGGCTTGGTGGTGCTTACAAAGATGAAGTGTGGTGAGACAGGAATATCACTCatccaaaagattttaaaaatagggcTGTGTTATGAAAAAAGAGAAGGCAGGGGTGGCAGCAAGCGCAGGGTGGCCGTGCCGGGCAGGCGGGCATGGCGTGCCCTCGGTGCCCGTGTAGGGTGCTACGCAGACAATCCTGCAGAGGAGGCAGTGAGTGGGAGGTTGTGGCTCTGCGCTGCAATGGGTTGGACTTTCCACCCTGGTGTTCACGGAATCCGCACCGTCTCGAATGGGGCGCCCGTCGGCCACACGTCTCCGTCTTGGCCCAAACCTTGCGTTTTCTTTGCTACTCAGAAGAAGAGACGGCTTTTTCCCCACAGCCCTATGGGATCTGCAATCTGTGATTGCCTTGTAAAAAGAAGAGTGCGCACGTCACTGCATCACATTCGGTGTCTCTAAACCCTCAAAGGACGCGGTGAGCACAGTGTACTCACTCAATGGCACAGCCCACGTTGGGCCCGGTGTGCAGGTCCTGGGCCTTCGACTTCAAGTGCAATGTATAGGAAAACCAATCTGAGCCTTGtattctctttaaatatttattattatttttttaaacgtGTGAGATGCTAAAGAGGGTTCTCCATTTCAGTGCTGCATGGAGGCAAAATTCAGCAATAATTTCTTTTCAGCTGTGAAGTTACTTTGTTGTGCCCTCCCGCCCAGCCCCAGTCCTTTGAAATACTCCCAGTTTGGGGGTTTAGTAAACTTGTAATTTTTACTTACAAATTCACCCTTTCTGTATTTtgcaatttaaaacattttggttgttttgaATCCTGTGAATGTGGCTTGATGGTAAGATTCCTCTGGCAGCTGGCAGTCGGGGGGCTGGGGACACGGGAGCCCCTGCCGGCAGCCGTGGACTCTGCGAGTCCCTGGCTCCTCTCACCCGATGGTCCCCATCtcagtttgcttttgttttaaggAGGATATCCTGGAGTAAATTTTAGGTTACTGTAGCGACTTTGTTTTAGAggaattttgtttaaaagaaaatagtacCATTCTGAACTTTGCGATGACCCCCTTATgacattttctgaaaatgaaaaccatCAGCTATGCGAAAAGATTTTTCAATGAAGATGTCAGCGTTTGTGAAAAAACCAGAAGTTATTAGATGAAAGCAGTCATTGAATCTTTCCAATATACTTGATCATGCACAATGagtatttttctctcttaaactgGAAATAAATCTATGTCTGTTAGAAGCAGTATAGCCAAAAGATGTGAATCTGAAGAATTTTATTGCCAATATTTTCTAGCAAGTATGTGAACCAAAGTCATTTGAGTTTGTGAAAATGTTAAATAGTATGAGCAAAATTTGCACTATACCAGATTGGAACATCTAGTGAGATTCACATTCATACTAAGTTTTCAGCATTGTGttcttttgaattcattttttttacttttattaaaggTTCAAAACCAAGCATTGGATTTAtgggtttttcttttaaagggaGGAGGGGGAATTCCCTCTGTAGGATAGTCACATTTGGAATAGAAGAATATTTTATAGCTTTCCAAAATTTACTAAGTTGCCACACAATCtcttgggaaaaatattttttcctcatgGTGGAAACGGAGGTGTTTAACCTCCCGCGCCACCCACTGATTCTGGGAATTGGGACGTCTTCTCCGGCCTGCCCGCCCCCAGGAAGGCTGTCCTCCATCTTGAAGTGAGAGGGCCCTTCTCCTCATCCTAGGACACGGGGTGTCTGGGCACCCAGGAAAAGGGCAGAGGGAGCCTCCAGGCTGTTGACAGCCAGTGCGTCCAGGGGCCCTGAGCGAGGGCCCACGTGGCAGAGGTCCGCTGTCCCTGGCGCCTGCTGGACGGGGTCACCCCAGGTGACGAAGTTGTCGCAGATgtgctgtgtgcacacacaccgcCTGGTGTGAACGCCCGCGCTGCCA from Bos mutus isolate GX-2022 chromosome 4, NWIPB_WYAK_1.1, whole genome shotgun sequence includes the following:
- the INSIG1 gene encoding insulin-induced gene 1 protein isoform X2, with translation MPRLDDHLWRGPCAKGTKLRSHPRASARGLVAKAGEMINSSGSGPSLLAAHGALGTDPAHGPQSAGVGGQGSSGHVNSWHHHLVQRSLVLFSVGVVLALVLNLLQVQRNVTLFPDEVIATIFSSAWWVPPCCGTAAAVVGLLYPCIDSHLGEPHKFKREWASVMRCVAVFVGINHASAKLDFANNVQLSLTLAALSLGLWWTFDRSRSGLGLGITIAFLATLITQLLVYNGVYQYTSPDFLYIRSWLPCIFFSGGVTVGNIGRQLAMGVPEKPHSD
- the INSIG1 gene encoding insulin-induced gene 1 protein isoform X1; protein product: MPRLDDHLWRGPCAKGTKLRSHPRASARGLVAKAGEMINSSGSGPSLLAAHGALGTDPAHGPQSAGVGGQGSSGHVNSWHHHLVQRSLVLFSVGVVLALVLNLLQVQRNVTLFPDEVIATIFSSAWWVPPCCGTAAAVVGLLYPCIDSHLGEPHKFKREWASVMRCVAVFVGINHASAKLDFANNVQLSLTLAALSLGLWWTFDRSRSGLGLGITIAFLATLITQLLVYNGVYQVSPKSHTVIESSGARILKSGKVWGESPRYWVVTRLSLFLSNLFRWG